Part of the Oryzias melastigma strain HK-1 linkage group LG11, ASM292280v2, whole genome shotgun sequence genome, attttggaatttagctattatttcagctacatgctagctattttcgctaatttaggattttttcagtttttaggctaatatggagtttagctaatatttcagctacatgctagctatattgACTAACTTAGCATCTTTTCAGTTCTTAAGCTAATATGAAGTTTATTtaatctttcagctacatgctagttaNNNNNNNNNNNNNNNNNNNNNNNNNNNNNNNNNNNTTtgcaggctatcagcttcagcaatttcagctatctcTCCACTTCAGCAtgtttagctatcaatttaatcaatttcagcagccaaatttatTGCATCATcgaaggtaatgctatatatggattttttagtttgtttaaagctaatgatggttaagatgtgcatTCTACATTAACTTtctgcatgacccgattagtcaactaatcagaaaaagtaatcagcgattagtcgactattaaaataatagtttgtggcagcactagtggaGTCATGGATGAACGTTGTGaaatgtgtttagaaaaatgaaataNNNNNNNNNNNNNNNNNNNNNNNNNNNNNNNNNNNNNNNNNNNNNNNNNNNNNNNNNNNNNNNNNNNNNNNNNNNNNNNNNNNNNNNNNNNNNNNNNNNNNNNNNNNNNNNNNNNNNNNNNNNNNNNNNNNNNNNNNNNNNNNNNNNNNNNNNNNNNNNNNNNNNNNNNNNNNNNNNNNNNNNNNNNNNNNNNNNNNNNNNNNNNNNNNNNNNNNNNNNNNNNNNNNNNNNNNNNNNNNNNNNNNNNNNNNNNNNNNNNNNNNNNNNNNNNNNNNNNNNNNNNNNNNNNNNNNNNNNNNNNNNNNNNNNNNNNNNNNNNNNNNNNNNNNNNNNNNNNNNNNNNNNNNNNNNNNNNNNNNNNNNNNNNNNNNNNNNNNNNNNNNNNNNNNNNNNNNNNNNNNNNNNNNNNNNNNNNNNNNNNNNNNNNNNNNNNNNNNNNNNNNNNNNNNNNNNNNNNNNNNNNNNNNNNNNNNNNNNNNNNNNNNNNNNNNNNNNNNNNNNNNNNNNNNNNNNNNNNNNNNNNNNNNNNNNNNNNNNNNNNNNNNNNNNNNNNNNNNNNNNNNNNNNNNNNNNNNNNNNNNNNNNNNNNNNNNNNNNNNNNNNNNNNNNNNNNNNNNNNNNNNNNNNNNNNNNNNNNNNNNNNNNNNNNNNNNNNNNNNNNNNNNNNNNNNNNNNNNNNNNNNNNNNNNNNNNNNNNNNNNNNNNNNNNNNNNNNNNNNNNNNNNNNNNNNNNNNNNNNNNNNNNNNNNNNNNNNNNNNNNNNNNNNNNNNNNNNNNNNNNNNNNNNNNNNNNNNNNNNNNNNNNNNNNNNNNNNNNNNNNNNNNNNNNNNNNNNNNNNNNNNNNNNNNNNNNNNNNNNNNNNNNNNNNNNNNNNNNNNNNNNNNNNNNNNNNNNNNNNNNNNNNNNNNNNNNNNNNNNNNNNNNNNNNNNNNNNNNNNNNNNNNNNNNNNNNNNNNNNNNNNNNNNNNNNNNNNNNNNNNNNNNNNNNNNNNNNNNNNNNNNNNNNNNNNNNNNNNNNNNNNNNNNNNNNNNNNNNNNNNNNNNNNNNNNNNNNNNNNNNNNNNNNNNNNNNNNNNNNNNNNNNNNNNNNNNNNNNNNNNNNNNNNNNNNNNNNNNNNNNNNNNNNNNNNNNNNNNNNNNNNNNNNNNNNNNNNNNNNNNNNNNNNNNNNNNNNNNNNNNNNNNNNNNNNNNNNNNNNNNNNNNNNNNNNNNNNNNNNNNNNNNNNNNNNNNNNNNNNNNNNNNNNNNNNNNNNNNNNNNNNNNNNNNNNNNNNNNNNNNNNNNNNNNNNNNNNNNNNNNNNNNNNNNAGCTGCAGAACTTCAAATGGACCCGCCTCCAGTTGTTCGGCGCCGCAGCTCTGGTGTGCGGGAAGACACCCGAGTTCGGGAACGGAACACTCTGCCTGAAGGTTTGAGACGCTCGACACTTTAAGTGAGTGAAGCACATATGAATGTTTTGGTGAATTGTTCCCTGCAGTTGTCTGTCTTTGACTCTGATGGGCGTGCTGAGTCTTGGCCCCGCCTCCTACACTCATCCAACTCCTCCCAGCTGGAGGTTTGGCTGGATGGCATAACGACACAGGCGCCAAACTCCCGGTTCCTGCTAGAGCTGCAGGCGGTGGGCGGAGACTTCCCCCTGAGCCGAGTGGACGTCCGTCAGTTCATCGACGACGAGTTCACGCCGTCTATTTTTAAGGTAGGAAACGTCAAACCTCAGAACTGTCAGAATCAGAACCGAACTCGTGGATCTTCTCACCTGCCAGGTGTCAGAGTGGGTGTCTCCAGCAGCGGGCGGCTCAGACGTGTTGGGTTACGTCCAGTGGAAGCCGGTGGCGTACCGCCAGTCCAGCCCAGCCCTGGAGGACGCCACGCCGTGCCGCTACTCTGACCCTCAGAGTCAGGACGCGAACGCCACGGCGGCTTCATCCGCCCTCATTCGGGCTTTCTTCTCCGCACACAATGTCACGGGATTGAACGTGAGCTTCGGCCTGGCGGGAGAACCGTTCTACAACAGCACCAAGTTCCTCAGCTGGTGGGTTTCCCTCTCCTCAACGTCTAAAtcagagctgccacgattagtcgactaatcgactatcaaaatagtcgacgactaatttaatagtcgattagtcgttactttatattatatggagccagtaataaaattaaaagttataatgccattctgctagctttttggagtattttgttttttaggccattttggaatttagctaatatttcagcaacatgctagctatattgACTAACTTAGCATCTTTTCAGTTCTTAAGCTAATATGAAGTTTATTtaatctttcagctacatgctagttattttggctaatttagattttttttttcaatttttaagctattttgaagtttagcttatatttcagccacatgctagctatatTGACTAACttagcattttttcagtttttatgataatatgaagtttagctaatgtttcagctacatgctagctgttttggcaaatttatgatttttttcatttttttaggctatctgtggagtttagctaatatttcagctacatgctagctatttcagctaatttaagatttttcagttttttaggctaattttgcatttgactaatattttagctggcaatcagcttcagtgttttcagctattagcttcagcgtttttagcttttagcttcacCGACTTCAGCTATTAggtttcagcgatttcagctatcagcactagcatcttcagcagccaaattcagctcacagcattcagactagcattatcacaggtaatgctatatatctagtttttagtcaaGCTACTGATGATTAAGATCTgtactttacatccagtttgcccatgacccgattagtcgacttatcggaAAAATAATGATTagtcaactgttaaaataatcgtttgtggcagcactagtctaAACGATGTTTCCGGATCAGACGACAAAACGCGTCTTCTGTTTCAGGACGGTGCTGGTGGGCGTCGGCGCTCCGCCCGTCGACACCTTCTCTCCCATCGTACTCACCATCATGGCCGTGGGTCTCGGAATCCCCgtgatcctcctgctgctgggCGGAGTCTTTGTCTGCATCCATAAAAGGAGGCAAGGCGCCACGGCGGCCTACCAGTCCATAAACTGACGGACGGAGTGACAGAGACTCTTTTAGTGATGTTTTAGAGAGCGGAGAAGGAGCCGCtagatttattgtatttatactTTCTCATGAGTAATCCAGACATTATTCTGTACCAAGAATCCTCTGACGTAAAAGCAGGAATAAGGAATTTAATGACCCTTGTTGTATataaatcagaaatattttccagattttataattttttttagtcgCATCTATATTCTCGTTTCGCTTaagttgcatttgttttttctcagctCAGAAGATTCGACTAAATCTGTGCACATTTATGCAgatctatatttttgtcaaattggaggatttgttgcatttttttagactCTATTTTTGTGATTACAGACATGAGTTTGTGTTCAAGTTCAGGGATTTTGATTCTAAgtttcaattgttttattttattaggaagcaaacaggaagttgatATTTACTTGAAAGCTATTCAACAGCTGATTGGCTCAAATGTTTCATCTTAATAAATctgcaaactttttatttttgtaaaatacttttgtttttttacagtgttttttttctcggttaaatcactttttttttaaatcNNNNNNNNNNNNNNNNNNNNNNNNNNNNNNNNNNNNNNNNNNNNNNNNNNNNNNNNNNTAAcatcggagctccagtgtttatgttctttgatttaccaacatttcaaccgttaacataattccaattgattttgaaggagaaaagaagcgtgtttttttttttaaataaaacatcctcaaaaacagaacacaaagAAGGCAAAAACTACTATTTGTTAAGTTTGTTCGTttcttatttgtaaaaaaaatcaaaatgagtcattttttacagctttttaaagcaaaataagaccaaaaaatgtcacaaattttaagttttaccattgactttttctaattttcctaATTTCattattgaatttgtttttgttcttatgcTAACTTACATAAAAGCTTATTTTAgtcttaatttagcatcaaatTTCAGCTAAATCTGATGCATTTGAGctcattttcatatttattttcattagggctgggttaataaaatcgatttaagcttaacggatcaataatcgattcatgaAGGTAtagatttagcacacaaagctaaagtcagctagcctGATGCTAATGTTGAATTGAATTTCCCATggaatattgaaagttatttaaggtttaagttgatttattctggaataatatttctccctttttaatattcataataatgttaaaaagttacggttataacgttttaaaaattggcattcagctagctttttagactatttttgcatttactaagatttttttaggctattttggagtttagcttatattttagctacatgctagctgtgttttg contains:
- the LOC112162703 gene encoding glycosylated lysosomal membrane protein isoform X2 yields the protein MAPAVTMRSNRVFVVLLVLLFSFCQSFVGGTKEYQRKLIVSVNPNATTLPPGGDLLHVRAVGNDDTLHFLFCSQGAPTLLIVHTNSSTSSVQVNWPQFLSRNVSGGLRVEPQSSIQYSIAVVFSRLLEYDDVNDTAKPDSGFFPPYELQNFKWTRLQLFGAAALVCGKTPEFGNGTLCLKLSVFDSDGRAESWPRLLHSSNSSQLEVWLDGITTQAPNSRFLLELQAVGGDFPLSRVDVRQFIDDEFTPSIFKVSEWVSPAAGGSDVLGYVQWKPVAYRQSSPALEDATPCRYSDPQSQDANATAASSALIRAFFSAHNVTGLNVSFGLAGEPFYNSTKFLSWTVLVGVGAPPVDTFSPIVLTIMAVGLGIPVILLLLGGVFVCIHKRRQGATAAYQSIN